The Flavobacteriales bacterium genome contains the following window.
ACTGGGGCATGGGCCTCACCGCCGAGGCCGTGGCGCGCGACTTCAAGGTGAGCCGGGAGGACCAGGACGCCTTCAGCCTGCGCAGCCACGAGAAGGCGCTGGCCGCGATCAGCTCCGGCAAGTTCAAAGACGAGATCGTGCCCTACACCGTGGAGCGCGTGTACCTGGACGCGAAGGAGAAGCGCCAAGTGGAGCAATACGTGGTGGACACCGATGAAGGTCCGCGCGCGAGCACCCTGGAGGCGCTGGCTAAGCTGAAGCCCGTGTTCGACGCGAAGGGCAGCGTGACGGCAGGCAACGCCAGCCAGACGAGCGATGGCGCGGCCTTCGTGCTGGTAGTGAGCGAGCGCATGCTGAAGCAGCTCAATGTGAAGCCGATCGCGCGCCTGCTCTCCTACCATGTGGCCGGGGTGGAGCCGCGCATCATGGGCATCGGTCCGGTGGCGGCAGTGCCGAAGGCGCTGGAGAAGGCCGGGCTGAAGCTGAGCGACATCGGGCTGTTCGAGCTGAACGAGGCCTTCGCGAGCCAATCGCTGGCGGTGGTGCGCGAGCTGGGCATCGACCCGGAGATCGTGAACGTGAACGGCGGCGCGATCGCGCTGGGGCATCCGTTGGGGTGCACGGGCGCGAAGCTGAGCGTGCAGTTGTTCAATGAGATGCGGCGGCGGAAGCAGAAGTATGGGGTGGTGACGATGTGCGTGGGGACGGGGCAGGGGGCGGCGAGTGTGTTTGAGTTGTTGAATTGATGGAGCAGAAGCGGGATAGTGTTTGGGGCGTGCCCCCGCCTCAAATGCAGGCGGGGTCCGGCTTTCCGCTGTACTCCTCGCACGGATTACCGTGCTGCGGGGTGCCGCTCCAATCCGTCACGCGAATACCTATCCGGAACAACCCGGAGTTTACTGCAAATTAGCAGCAGCGTTCATCAATTTCGCCTGAAGCTTCGAGAAACGGCCAAGTTGTTCAGCGGTAAGATTGCTACCAGCGTTCTGCAACTTCGACTGAAGTTCTGTCGCGTTCTCCATCATCGCTGGATATTCAGCGATTGCTGAAGCATCACCGTTCTTGGCGGCTTTCGCAAGTTTGATGTAGTCATCAACGTACTGCTCATAGCTCGTCAGAATGTCGTCCCAATCTTCATCGCCCGTAAGAGCAATGTCACCACTCGACTCAGAATCGCCGGAAGATGTAATTGGACTTGTGTCCTGCTCTTCCATTGACGATGACAACTTCACCTTCTTGGCCTTACCCGGATTCTTTTCCAGTTCGGTATTTCCACTAAGTGAAAATTCCAACCATGCGGTCTCATTTGCTCCGAGTGAAAGAGCCTTCTCGAATGGCTCATAGCCATACTTCTCCAAGTTCGTAGCCAATGGCAAATCTCCTTCTCCCAACATATCAGCAGCGATGCACCACTGGTACTTCTTCCCAGCCCCAACGCCACATACCTGTGCATCATTGGCATCGAATGGCAGAGGCTCGTCCGTTCGCTTTATTTCCACTAGGAGCTTGGTGCCGAAGATCTCTTCACTAACCTTAAGCACTGCCTTTGTCACGATATAGCTCTCCGACAACGTTCCAGACATTGTTTGCTCGACTTCGAGCGGAAAGTCCCCGGCTTGCTTTTTATCGGGATCGGAACTTCCTCCACAGGAAACAGCAAGGGCGGAAACAAGAAGGGCGGCGGACGGCAGCAAGAACTTCATGGATGGATTGTTAACTGGTTCGCACGAAAATATGGGAAGTCGTTCACACAATCACTACAAGGGCACAGACGTAGCTTTGAGAAGCTTGCAAACCACCAGTGAATCACGGCAATCCATCCGTACGTCGTCCAAAGCGCGTTGACGAAGAAGCCATCACTCGTTGAGACCATGACCACCCTTTCACGTACCTGTCGCGCTCTGGCCTGCGCATCAATGATCGCTTGTCAAACGCCCTCGCCGAGTAGCAGCACATCACCCCACGAGATCCACACCGCCGACTACGACCTGATCATCCCCGCCGAGCAGAAAGCCCTGCTGATCCTCTTTCCCTGCTTCAGTTGCGCCGCGACGGATACACGAGCGGAGTCGCGCATCGCGGACACGGCCGCGGCGAACGGCATCGCGGTGCTGATGCTGAACTTCAACCGGCACATCCTGATGAGCGAGGCCGAGCAGCAGGAGGTGATCGGCACGATCGCGGGCGCGGTAGCGGCGCACGGCGTGGATGCGTCGAACACGGTCATCGGCGGCTTCTCCTCCGGCGGCAACGTGAGCGTGCTGCTGGCGAAGGCGCTGCTGCGATCGACCGATCCGCCGGTGCAGCTGAAAGGCGTGTTCGCCGTGGACAGTCCGCTGGACCTGGTGCACCTGTACGAATGCTCGCAGCGCGACCTGGCGAAGACCAGCTTCCCCGAATACAAGGACGAGGCGCGCTACCTGATCGCGTTCCTGGACAGCGCCCTCGGCTCGCCCACGGACAATCTGTCCAACTACGAACGCGCCGCTCCCCTGCTCAACTCGTCCGCGAGCGTGGCGCCGCTGAAGGACCAGCCCATCCGCTTCTACACCGAGCCGGATACGGCCTGGTGGCGCACCCACCGCGACGATGTCTACGAAGAGCTGAACGCCTTTGGGTTGAAGCGCATCCACGATACACTGGTAGCGGTGGGGAATACGCGGGCGGAGTACATCACCACCGAGGGGCGGGGCGTGCAGCATGGGAACAGGCATCCGCACGCGTGGTCGATCGTGGATGAGCAGGAGTTGGTGCGGTGGATCGAGGGGTTGGTGGAGTGAGGCGCTCCACCTTTCGCCTTCCTGTTGTATGTTGTGGAATGCCAAGCGACGAGGAACTCGTCAACGGCCAAGACCAATCCTTCGCTAAAGCTTCGGCTTGCAAATCATG
Protein-coding sequences here:
- a CDS encoding acetyl-CoA C-acyltransferase, whose translation is MNAYIISGFRSAVGKAPRGKFRFTRPDDLAAHVVNHLVGSVPGLERDRIDDVIVGNATPEAEQGLNIGRMISLMGLNTDKVPGMTVNRYCSSGSETIAIAAAKIHSGQADVIVAGGVECMSPIPFGGWRIVPNAKVGKAQPTYYWGMGLTAEAVARDFKVSREDQDAFSLRSHEKALAAISSGKFKDEIVPYTVERVYLDAKEKRQVEQYVVDTDEGPRASTLEALAKLKPVFDAKGSVTAGNASQTSDGAAFVLVVSERMLKQLNVKPIARLLSYHVAGVEPRIMGIGPVAAVPKALEKAGLKLSDIGLFELNEAFASQSLAVVRELGIDPEIVNVNGGAIALGHPLGCTGAKLSVQLFNEMRRRKQKYGVVTMCVGTGQGAASVFELLN